The following are encoded in a window of Catharus ustulatus isolate bCatUst1 chromosome 12, bCatUst1.pri.v2, whole genome shotgun sequence genomic DNA:
- the AAGAB gene encoding alpha- and gamma-adaptin-binding protein p34, with the protein MAAAARPLALLTSCAAGFAPEELVKRITGKDDLTVGAITSGRVNFYPWTIDNKYYSADIHLCVVPNTFHVTGDIAEAVQAFVVYFDSTTKTGLEGVSEWLPLTEEWLPEVMILVCDRVSENGVNRQKAQEWCIKHGFELVELSPEELPDEDDDFPESTGVKRIVQALNANVWSNVVMKGDRTQGFGLLSTLAGATRSRGCEETPEAESNPSPGDREESQSEGGEDGAGTNNLEPDSAADPMLEMDIQELASLTTRDGDLENFERLFSKLKEMKDKAATLPHEQRKLHAEKVAKAFWMAIGGDRDEIEGLSSDEEN; encoded by the exons atggcggcggcagcgcggccGCTGGCGCTGCTCACCAGCTGTGCCGCGGGCTTCGCGCCCGAGGAGCTCGTCAAAC GTATCACAGGAAAAGATGACCTCACTGTGGGTGCAATAACAAGTGGAAGAGTGAATTTCTACCCCTGGACAATAGATAACAAATATTACTCTGCAGATATCCACCTCTGTGTGGTCCCCAACACATTCCACGTGACTGGAGACAttgctgaggctgtgcaggcaTTTGTGGTGTACTTTGACAGCACAACA AAAACTGGACTGGAAGGTGTCTCTGAATGGCTTCCCCTGACAGAAGAGTGGCTGCCAGAAGTGATGATCCTGGTTTGTGACAGAGTGTCTGAGAATG GTGTGAACAGACAGAAAGCTCAAGAATGGTGCATCAAGCACGGCTTTGAGCTGGTGGAGCTCAGCCCTGAGGAGCTGCCTGATGAAGATG ATGATTTCCCCGAGTCCACCGGAGTGAAGCGCATTGTGCAGGCCCTCAACGCCAACGTCTGGTCCAACGTGGTCATGAAGGGGG ACAGGACCCAGGGCTTTGGTCTCCTCAGCACCTTGGCAGGAGCAACCAGGAGCCGTGGCTGTGAAGAGACCCCCGAGGCAGAA TCCAACCCATCCCCAGGAGACAGGGAAGAGTCCCAGTCAGAAGGtggagaggatggagctggCACCAACAACCTGGAGCCTgacagtgctgcag ATCCCATGCTGGAGATGGACATCCAGGAGCTGGCCAGCCTGACCACCAGGGATGGGGACCTGGAGAACTTCGAGAGACTCTTCTCAAAgctgaaagaaatgaaag ACAAAGCTGCCACGCTGCCTCACGAGCAGAGGAAGCTGCATGCAGAGAAG GTGGCCAAAGCCTTCTGGATGGCAattggaggggacagggatgagatTGAAGGTCTCTCCTCAGATGAAGAGAACTGA